One segment of Halococcus salsus DNA contains the following:
- a CDS encoding ribosome assembly factor SBDS, with the protein MISLDEAVTARLESHGARFEVLVDPDAALAIRRGEFEGELEDVIAAEDVFEDASRGDRPAEADVEDVFGTTEPLDIIPEVIREGEIQITADQRREMQEQKRRQLINVIARNAINPQMDGAPHPPDRIESALGETDFRIDPMDTVENQVDDALDALRPVIPIRFEEVTMAAQIPADHAGSAQAQIRQFGDLVREEWQNDGSWIGVVEFPAGLQNDFYELVSEQSAGEGEVKKIRDEDEVRTQ; encoded by the coding sequence ATGATATCGCTTGACGAGGCGGTGACGGCACGCCTCGAATCCCACGGCGCGCGGTTCGAGGTGTTGGTCGACCCGGACGCGGCGCTCGCCATCAGGCGCGGCGAGTTCGAGGGCGAGCTGGAGGACGTGATCGCGGCCGAGGACGTCTTCGAGGACGCTTCGAGGGGCGATCGGCCCGCCGAGGCCGACGTCGAGGACGTCTTCGGCACCACCGAACCCCTCGACATCATCCCCGAGGTCATCCGCGAGGGCGAGATCCAGATCACGGCCGACCAGCGCCGCGAGATGCAAGAACAGAAGCGCCGCCAGCTCATCAACGTCATCGCGCGCAACGCGATCAACCCCCAGATGGACGGCGCGCCCCACCCGCCCGACCGGATCGAGTCCGCGCTGGGGGAGACCGACTTCCGTATCGACCCGATGGACACGGTGGAGAACCAGGTCGACGACGCGCTCGACGCGCTCAGACCCGTGATCCCGATCCGGTTCGAGGAGGTCACGATGGCGGCCCAGATCCCCGCCGACCACGCCGGCAGCGCCCAGGCCCAGATCCGCCAGTTCGGCGACCTGGTTCGCGAGGAGTGGCAGAACGACGGCTCCTGGATCGGGGTCGTGGAGTTCCCGGCGGGCCTCCAGAACGACTTCTACGAACTCGTGAGCGAACAGTCGGCGGGCGAGGGCGAGGTCAAGAAGATCCGCGACGAGGACGAAGTCCGGACGCAGTGA